One Rhododendron vialii isolate Sample 1 chromosome 2a, ASM3025357v1 genomic region harbors:
- the LOC131315644 gene encoding 5-amino-6-(5-phospho-D-ribitylamino)uracil phosphatase, chloroplastic-like, giving the protein MVESIAATSLLGHRPVCGRYHSSGFSSTRKLFGVGRIPVPDFIGGKVVRTNFRRLGVKAIKAQAMELTKEVYSSRKEERTIRGFQDGFDIDADRKPGLWPPENKADKPSLHNPLLRQERMGCGWLGAIFEWEGVLIEDNPDLENQAWITLSEEEGQSPLLGYTLRRIEGMKNEQAISEVFCWSRDPAEVKRLASRKEEIYQALQGGIYTFRSGSHEFVNVLMHYKIPMALVATRPRKTLERAIGEIGIKGVFTVIVTAEDVHRGKPDPEMFLYASQQLNFIPERCIVFGNSNLTVEAAHDARMKCVAVASNHPVYELGAADLVVSRLDELSVVDLKNLADIEMAEFGSSEPELEMETEEDDDESYSASSTAAGDDFW; this is encoded by the coding sequence ATGGTGGAGTCAATTGCTGCAACATCCCTTTTGGGTCACCGGCCCGTTTGTGGGAGATATCATTCCAGTGGTTTCTCAAGCACTAGGAAGCTATTCGGTGTGGGTCGGATTCCTGTACCAGATTTTATCGGTGGAAAGGTTGTTCGGACAAATTTTCGGAGGTTGGGAGTTAAAGCAATTAAGGCCCAAGCAATGGAACTGACTAAGGAGGTATATTCCagtagaaaagaagagagaacaaTTAGGGGTTTTCAGGACGGGTTTGATATTGATGCGGATCGAAAACCAGGTTTGTGGCCACCGGAGAACAAGGCTGATAAACCTTCACTTCATAACCCCTTGCTCCGACAAGAAAGGATGGGTTGTGGGTGGTTAGGTGCCATATTCGAATGGGAAGGAGTCCTAATTGAAGATAATCCTGATCTTGAAAATCAAGCCTGGATAACTCTTTCTGAGGAAGAAGGACAATCCCCTCTCCTTGGTTACACGCTTCGTAGAATAGAAGGCATGAAAAATGAACAAGCCATTTCCGAAGTCTTCTGCTGGTCGAGAGACCCAGCAGAAGTCAAAAGACTGGCTTCTAGAAAAGAAGAGATTTACCAAGCATTACAAGGCGGGATATATACATTCCGATCCGGGTCTCACGAGTTTGTCAATGTTTTGATGCATTACAAGATACCCATGGCATTGGTTGCCACCCGTCCAAGAAAAACGCTTGAGAGAGCAATTGGAGAAATTGGTATCAAAGGTGTATTTACAGTAATCGTCACGGCTGAGGACGTTCACAGGGGGAAGCCTGATCCGGAGATGTTTTTGTATGCGTCGCAGCAGCTGAATTTCATTCCAGAGCGGTGTATTGTTTTCGGAAACTCTAACCTGACGGTGGAGGCTGCTCATGACGCACGAATGAAGTGTGTGGCGGTTGCTAGCAACCATCCAGTGTATGAACTTGGGGCCGCCGACTTGGTTGTGAGTCGTTTGGATGAGCTTTCGGTGGTTGATTTAAAGAATTTAGCTGATATTGAGATGGCTGAGTTTGGGTCCAGTGAGCCGGAGTTGGAGATGGAGACGGAGGAAGATGACGATGAGTCGTACTCAGCTTCGTCCACGGCAGCTGGTGATGATTTCTGGTAA